The proteins below are encoded in one region of Coffea arabica cultivar ET-39 chromosome 4c, Coffea Arabica ET-39 HiFi, whole genome shotgun sequence:
- the LOC140004678 gene encoding probable disease resistance RPP8-like protein 4: protein MECDVPLKIEGLRNLQTLSRIRFEDVMHNNMITLTSLPKLGIWVDDRSEIDKLCMHLSEIGSLKTLHLYRTGGSEWPSLAGLSTLHHVTELKLCGLPFELFNWTMLPPDFPPNLSRLSLKNTLLKDDPMPVLEKLGQLSFLKLESAYWVPQHMIISRQGFHQLKFLELNRLSDLEEMNVEKGALPQLRCLGIGMCYRLRKLPEELKHISTLDTLELVDMPKDFISGLDANLVSSVPNLRIFDLPEGRME from the coding sequence ATGGAATGTGATGTGCCTCTTAAGATTGAAGGATTGAGGAATCTCCAGACTCTGTCACGCATACGCTTTGAGGACGTTATGCACAATAACATGATAACTCTGACAAGTCTTCCGAAACTGGGGATTTGGGTGGATGACAGGTCAGAGATAGACAAACTCTGCATGCATTTATCTGAGATTGGAAGCCTAAAGACGTTACATCTTTATCGTACTGGAGGAAGCGAGTGGCCATCTCTAGCTGGACTTTCTACGCTCCATCATGTAACAGAGCTTAAGCTCTGTGGTTTACCATTCGAGCTATTCAATTGGACAATGCTGCCTCCTGATTTCCCTCCAAATCTCTCTCGCTTGTCTTTGAAAAACACACTCCTCAAGGATGATCCAATGCCAGTACTGGAGAAGTTGGGACAGCTGTCGTTCCTCAAACTGGAATCTGCGTATTGGGTACCACAGCATATGATCATTTCTAGGCAGGGGTTTCACCAATTGAAATTCCTTGAGCTCAACCGCCTATCTGATTTGGAGGAAATGAATGTGGAGAAAGGTGCATTACCACAGCTCCGGTGCCTGGGAATCGGGATGTGCTACAGATTACGGAAGTTGCCGGAAGAGCTGAAGCACATATCTACTCTTGATACGCTTGAGCTTGTGGACATGCCAAAAGATTTCATCAGTGGGCTTGATGCGAACCTGGTATCCAGTGTCCCTAACCTCAGAATATTTGACTTGCCGGAAGGAAGAATGGAATAA
- the LOC113739982 gene encoding putative disease resistance protein At1g50180 has product MADTIVSLVIERTVDLLIKKSVFLKDVGQQVERLENDLVRMRCFLKDADQRQDEDARIRNWVSEIRAAAYDAEDVIEIFAGKIEFMKDKGFVMKLAYYPWRIVSLNKIGKDIESLQMRLNDIADSREKYGIKNLGERTSTHGEELQRLRRSSPISEDKDIVGFEKMAKSLVAELLKENRNRRCGFNHWHGRCWTRFNCRAWGCVSSSYDHKKMLRAIIKQLNEMSKELLDVLEKMEEEDLERRLYKDLQDKCYLVVLDDLWKEEAWDCLARAFPDVNTSNALSKPHELKTLGQEDSWQLFLRKALGHGDNAGCPPDMEEVGREIARRCGGLPLAITVIGGLLLAKKKLKSEWEKVLNNFSAYLSRSQSGVSAILELSYADLPANQKFCFLYLGLFPEDSVISVRKLIHLWVAEGIMQKRDAKNLEETAAYDEVERLCSRNMVQVAEMTVDERIKSCRVHDLLRDLAIRKAEDENFFQIHGTRDDEISAKSRYLAVHSLPLDKNYFGSSNPPLRSLLFSNVRGYMGNISLSAKSLRKLRILDLENVQKDDDLPKEIGEVRLLRYLNSKIHSKAPSFRRLLAIPTNS; this is encoded by the exons ATGGCTGACACTATTGTCTCTCTTGTTATTGAAAGAACTGTTGATCTGCTGATTAAAAAATCTGTTTTCCTGAAAGATGTTGGACAACAAGTTGAGAGACTTGAAAATGATCTGGTCCGGATGCGGTGTTTCCTGAAAGATGCTGATCAGAGGCAAGATGAAGATGCGAGGATCCGCAACTGGGTTTCTGAAATCAGAGCTGCTGCCTATGATGCAGAGGATGTCATTGAGATCTTTGCCGGCAAAATTGAGTTCATGAAAGATAAGGGATTTGTCATGAAATTGGCATATTATCCCTGGCGGATTGTGAGCCTCAACAAGATAGGCAAAGATATTGAGTCCTTACAGATGAGGCTCAATGACATAGCTGATAGCCGTGAAAAATACGGTATAAAAAATCTAGGAGAGCGAACGAGTACACATGGAGAAGAGCTTCAACGGCTCCGACGATCCTCTCCAATTAGTGAGGACAAGGATATTGTGGGCTTCGAGAAGATGGCAAAATCCCTGGTGGCAGAACTCTTGAAAGAGAACAGAAACCGCCGTTGTGGTTTCAATCATTGGCATGGGAGGTGCTG GACAAGATTCAACTGCCGTGCCTGGGGTTGCGTCTCTTCAAGCTACGATCACAAAAAGATGCTGAGGGCAATCATAAAgcaattgaatgaaatgagtAAAGAGCTACTTGATGTGTTGGAAAAGATGGAAGAGGAAGACTTGGAACGAAGGCTGTATAAAGATCTACAAGATAAGTGTTATCTTGTGGTACTTGATGATTTGTGGAAAGAAGAAGCGTGGGATTGTCTTGCTAGAGCCTTTCCTGATGTTAATACATCAA ATGCTCTTAGCAAACCACATGAGTTGAAAACTTTGGGGCAGGAAGACAGCTGGCAGTTGTTCCTCAGAAAGGCCTTAGGCCATGGGGATAATGCTGGGTGTCCTCCGGATATGGAAGAAGTAGGCAGAGAGATTGCCAGAAGATGTGGTGGTCTGCCGCTGGCCATCACGGTTATAGGTGGCCTGCTACTGGCAAAGAAAAAGTTGAAGAGTGAATGGGAGAAAGTTCTCAACAACTTCAGCGCATACCTATCAAGGAGCCAGAGTGGGGTATCAGCGATTTTGGAATTAAGTTATGCAGACCTTCCTGCCAATCAGAAATTTTGCTTTTTGTATTTGGGTTTGTTTCCCGAAGACTCCGTGATTTCTGTGCGCAAGTTGATCCATCTGTGGGTTGCAGAGGGAATAATGCAGAAAAGAGATGCAAAAAATTTGGAGGAAACTGCAGCATATGATGAAGTGGAACGACTTTGTAGCAGAAATATGGTCCAAGTGGCGGAAATGACTGTTGATGAGAGGATTAAAAGCTGTAGAGTCCATGATTTGCTGCGAGACCTTGCAATCAGGAAGGCAGaggatgaaaatttttttcagaTCCATGGCACCAGAGATGATGAAATATCAGCCAAATCCAGGTACCTTGCTGTTCATAGTCTCCCTCTggataaaaattattttgggtCTTCGAACCCTCCTCTCCGGTCTCTGCTTTTTTCCAATGTCCGCGGTTACATGGGAAACATTAGTCTTAGCGCCAAAAGTTTAAGAAAGCTCAGGATATTAGACCTTGAGAATGTTCAGAAGGATGATGATTTGCCAAAAGAAATTGGTGAGGTCAGGCTTCTAAGATACCTCAATTCTAAGATACATTCCAAGGCTCCCTCTTTCCGTCGGTTGCTTGCGATACCTACAAACTCTTGA